The Vitis vinifera cultivar Pinot Noir 40024 chromosome 7, ASM3070453v1 genomic interval ATTCATAGGATAGCATTCATAAAAAGAAGTGATTGAAAATTGTATCAAAAAGTGTTGAGTtagaaaaccttttaaacaacaaattatCAGGGTATATATACATGACAGAATCTAAGTGGAAGGTTCTACCACTTGAGATACGTTTTTTATATCTAGAAAAAGATTTAGTGAGTGTTTGAGAAAAAAGCTCATCAGTGGAAAAATTAATGAGTCCcactttttcctattttatgtGGTCCCTTTGTCCTTTTTATGCTACTTTTTAATCAAGGGGAGTTCTGAACTTACACTCCACTTATCTTTTTCCtaaattctctttttattttttaaatttgaaaataagtgAACGTGTGAAATTATCTCTTTGCCCTACTCTTTAACCCAAAATATCCCATTTAGAAAAATCTTGACCctcctttttcattcatttttcctCCATCTACCTCATTTTCTTATCCCATTAATCCATTTTTCTACTttagatttaaacaaaaaaaataaaaaataaataaataaacaatgagGGAGCAACCATGGTCACTATCTATAGATATTGCAAGTTTGCAACTATGGTTTCTTTCATTACAACAATAATATATAAGTTATGAATAATATAGTTGATAAAAGAACATTaaggtaatatttgattatcgaaaaatgtaaaagaaatataataaaaaataacaaaagtaaaaaataaatttattttaaatatttatttaaatttatttcacttatttttccttgttatataaaaattaaataattttaaattacatgcatttttaatttattttaattatatttgattttttttcttattttccataATGAAACAAAACATGAGTAAACTATTatcattaacaatttttttcttcatacttttcggaaaccaaacatgacctaatGAAATATATCTCATCTTATGGCATTCATTAATCTTATAGTATAGTAAAAATCAAAGCTTGATGGTATTCTCTAggaccaaactcaaatatatagGAGttagtttgtattatgctcaaatattatgaataaaaatatcttaaatgaTTTTGGATTAGTTTATGAGAGTATTAGCCCATTCAATGAGATAACTCAATTTCTAAGCATAAATGACAAGTGAAGaggtttttatgattttttttttttttgggtttaaatTTTTGCATCATAGAAATGTGTTAACACCGTCATAACATGGATGCATAGAAACACACTTGAACATGCTTTCACAAAAACTAAAAGGATCAAGTAAAACCTTGAGCACGATGACTCAACCTGTTGGTTGATCATGGGGTTAACAATTGCTTGTAGCTTTTAATCTAATTATGCTTCTATATATGGACCTTCCACTTCAAATCTTAACCACTTTTTGTGCTTGCTTACTTTCAAAGTTTGGCTTATGGGAATCTTGGTATGTTTACTTCCATATATTCCaaatttcttcttcaattccTTAACAAATTGGTTAGtatatgaaaattactttttcaatttCCTTAATGTAGAGAGCGAAGAAAATTTCCAATTCTCTTCGAAGGTTGATCACCTTGGACTTTGCACCATATatttaaaccaaataaaagtatctatctttttcttttgtgaaTAAGGTTTTACCTATGTGAAAAACAACTAATTAGatcaaaaaaattatccaaGAGGCTCAAGGAATTAGGtggttaaaattttttaatagatggatttgtaactcaaggataataGAAGTAGTTTTAAAAGGTTAATAACTTTCACTTTACTAAACTATAaatactagttcatggggagactaaatACACTAGATAACAAattatgaatttgaaaatttagtgTTTCATTGTTTTTCACATCTTTAAGGACAAAAAatgaacaacaacaacaataatctTAATGTCCAAGTCATTTATGATCAATGtttaagtttgatttttatcAAGCTAAAACCACAAATTTTCTATTATGACGAAACCAAATCACCCCCTTAGTTCATGACATTGGTATTCTCTATCATCtcttaaatggaaaaaaactaACTAAAGAAATTAAGGATGGTGAGAGGAGTAAAAGTCTTATTCCACAGTACCAACTATGAATCAACAATGATAGACTTCTCACTTCATGACTTCttgaaattatgaaataaaacattttgaatATAATCTTGAgtgttaaaaaaacatataaggTATAAACTTCTCCTAAATAACATTGCTTCCAAttacaattgagaaaaaaaaattaaaaagtataatgatgactctaaaaaaaaagggtcatATTAAGACAGTTTTTCAATTTGCTTATGGTTTAGAACAAaggtacaattttttttttctacttattaTACTTACCTAACCACCTTATCCTTCTTTCAATTCTTGCTAGTTCTTTGAGGATATAAGTAATTACTCACTATCAAAAAGGAGGAGGAGAAAACAAATTCTTGAAACATGCATAAGTTTTAATTGGATAGCACAATCATGGCTACAACGCTTGAGGAGGAGGTAGAAATTTCAATTCGAGGAGAAGAAACTTCACCCTTGCTAGGTGttattttttatcaagtttttaCCAAATGATTACTATAAGAACTATTGTCTTAATTTATGTATTCATCGTAcgaatgatgatgatgatgctgATGAGTCGGAGCCTGAGTGCCATTCAATGTAAAATTGACTATTGAATATTTGTCTTCTAGTAaaagaattaatatatttaaaagaaaagactTTTTAATTCTTAACATTATTATAGATTACTCCAAATGCATgatcatttaataattatttaaataatgttaatggttataaaagtttattttgatcattcaaattTTTATGCCCATCCAACTAATTgtactttttataattaattttcttaattctttataaattttcatttacaaTCTTCCAAGTTAATGATTAATATCACAACTTTAAACCTCGCCAATCAATgacttccatatctttttcaATCACATGCTGAACATCTCTTCTAAGCATGAGAATTTGTTAAATATCACAATGAGCGGCAAAACCACCTCTAGCATGGATAAAGACCCATTACATAATGTGTgaaaattcctttattttttttgtccccTCATTTTGATATGAACCTAAAACCtagctaaaaaataaaaataaaaataggagaAACGATTGAGGCCACCAACAATGTGTACTTTTTTTGCTTACGTGTGTCCAATTAAACAAATGGAATAAAAAGGTATCCAATGTGGAAACATAATAGGACACCCTCAACATATTCCTTCACATCCCTTCATGAGACATCATTCAACCTACGTGGGTAGCTCCCAAGCCACACACACATACACGTATGCTCAAAAACCAATTGTGGGTTCCAcatatacatgtaaactatataTGTGTGGTGTTCTAAGTAGCTCCCGTGACTTGGAGTGAAGCCAATTCTCATTCACGGGTCCAAATTAAACTACTGGCTCCATGCGCTTGCGCTCTCtctatatatagagagatacaTAATAACCAGCCCATGAGCGGCATTGTTTGCTGCATGTGGAGAAGGAGATAGGGAGATAGGGAGATAGAGATAGGAATGAAGAAGTTTGTGATGATGGTGGCGGCGGTGTTGGTGGTGGCAGTGGTGGTGGAGGGGTCAGAGGGGTTCAGCTTGTGCAACATGAGTGAGGATGATTTGATGACATGTAAGCCTGCAGTGAGCAAACCATCGCCGGTGGATCCATCTCCGGAGTGCTGCAAGGCGCTTTCAGGAGCTGATTTGACTTGCCTTTGCTCTTATAAGAACTCAGAGACACTGCCGTTTCTTGGGATTGATCCTGATCTTGCCATGGCTCTTCCCTCCAAGTGCAACCTCACCCCTCCTGCTAGCTGCTAAGGTAAGTTGGTAACTTGAGAAATATTACTTCCTTTCTTTCATGGTGAATGTGTAAAATTGTCTTAATTCCTATGTAGCTCTTTGTCATTATCGTAAATGCTTGAATAAGGGCCATTATGGAGTGATTGTTATAGTTTCTTTGTTTTCCCACGGAATATGAAATTGTCTCAATTCTTAGCTGCGTCTCATGAACGTAGCACTTTAGGAGTGAATCTCATACAATGGCTTTTAATTTATAGTCCATATGTTGATAAAACTTCTattccaaacttttttttttaattgaaaattaattaatatttgaatatacattaaaaaaaatattcttaaaagtaGTGTTTTAAATGGACTAATATACAATAAGAAAGAATAGTTTTTTGCAAATGCTTATAAAATGTTAGGGTTGCAACTTGATGGGATTGGACAGATTGATGACTAACTCGAACCCAACCCAAATCAAGAAACAATCAATCGGAACTTAACCCAACCCAACCTCATTTCTCTAAATTGGAATTGAATTCAGATTGTTTAAGTTAGACTTGAGTTGATTGGGTTGAATTTGGGTTAATCGGGTTGATTAAATTGCATAATTTAAATtccatctataatatttttttgaagataCTTTTTCtaggtatttatatgaaaaattaattaataaagaggataaaatttcaagatagtaaaaaaaataaacataaatttatatatttttaaaaattttgaaaaagtatatgatgtaatataattgttattttttcttcaaatataaaaaaaatgaatattattatatatgataatataaattgaaaatattataaaaatattaattgggTTTAGGATAGGTTGGGGTTGTTTGAACCTTGGCATGAGTCCAACCCACATTGAATTTGGGTTGAAAAAACTTAATTGAAGTCCAACTTGAGTATTAAAGATAATTGCTTAAACCCGTCCAAACATTAGGTTCAGACAACCCTATGAAATGTTAGtccaaaaatcattttaagtgatttttttatattttaaaaaattatctttaaaacatcattaaagttcaaatatttttctatagGGAAAGTGTTCCTAAGTATTAGAAAGCGGTTTTAGCTTTCCAAGAATCACTCTAATTTCAATGGTAAGGACTATCATTCCTATGTTGATGAGATTCTCATTAGTCAATATTAATGAGGCTTAGGCCTCATCTTAAATACTAAAccttaaacattaaaaaaataaaaagattggaAATTAGAAATAGAAGATACAGTCAGGAAAAATCCTAAAGAAAAAATGGGCAATGAAGTTGGCCCAATCATTAATCCCGGGGGGGGGGGGCGGcgaaacaagaaaaaattgttggGCCTTATAAGATGTTTCACTGGGCTTGTGGCCCAATAGATTAAAAGTCAAAACCTTTTTAAACGGGGCTTTGATTAGAGAGGAATCCCGTAGTTGAGCTGGGCTTAGTCCATTACATATGTTTATGGATTAAAGGCTTAGTTAATCTATAGTTACCTTAATGGAATTACAAGAAGAAATTTAGTAGATGTTTTATTATGGAGTAGTTTTCTTtagaggaaattttttttaaaattttaataaaataaatatttaatatttgtgatatctcacatcggataagagagaaaatttttaatgttatATAAGTATAAGTTTTTCTTAACCAtatagacgtgttttaaaactATGAAGACCCTTTGATTTCAAAACGAATAATATTTACACAATTGGATGCGAATCGTTACAATATATTAGttattatatgataaataattacaTGATTTATAATGTTATAAATCACTACATCCCTTATGCAATTATATAATTGACTTAAATGTTTAtaaacatttaataaaaaaatttcctctttatgttttatttttattctttttggtaataaattttataatttataaaattttgtaatcAGTTTTGGAAATGGAAGTAGCATCATGAAGATTGTCATTTAATTCCAACTAACTATGGTTCTTTTTATTTCCAGGTGTGTGTATATCGAGAAGACTCTGTTGTTGGTAATTGAAGGGTTTGTATTTCATGTTGGAAATGTTTGTGTTTCTTCTTACTAGTAAATTTGCATGCTATACTACCATGCAAAAGTGTGTATTATATGTTGTTTCTAATGCAACTTAGATGCGTATTGATGGTTTCTTCTTGCTTTGGGGTAGTGCTAAAATCttgtaaatattaattaaaataaacaaatcatcGTTGTCCATGATcaaatttggataaaaattattttggtaatGAATTTCCAAAAGCCAGGTAttgtttgtatttcttttcaatttatttttatcaagtattaaattgttttctttttatataatcaaaataaaatctttta includes:
- the LOC100256803 gene encoding putative lipid-transfer protein DIR1, which translates into the protein MKKFVMMVAAVLVVAVVVEGSEGFSLCNMSEDDLMTCKPAVSKPSPVDPSPECCKALSGADLTCLCSYKNSETLPFLGIDPDLAMALPSKCNLTPPASC